The Vibrio penaeicida sequence CACCCCAGAAAGCACGGATGCCCCAATCATGGTTGTACTTGAAACCACGTCTGGGAAAATTTCTGAACACGGTAAAGACATTTTGGGGCTGGCTCATAAACAGGCGTCTTCTTGTTCACCTACTCAGCCTGTCGATCTTGTCTTGTTTGGGGAGCTAAAGGAGGAGCTGGGAAGCTTGGGCGTGGATAGAGTGGTTTACGCTAATGAAACCGTATTTTTAGGCTACAACCCTGAAGGAAAAGCCAAATTTGTTTATGAACAAGTCATGAAGCTAAGCCCTAGAAACATTCTTATCGCTGAGAGTGACGATGGCAGTGGAGAGCTAGGACGCAGGTTGGCTGCCTCGCTTAATGTGAGACCAAGTACGAACGTGTACAAATGGCAAAACGACCAATGCCATTGCTTGTCTTCCAAAGGAACGCGGCAATATGTTCAGAAGGCATCAAGAGTGATGCTGTTACTACCCGAATGCGAAGAGCCAGTAACGGAAACGAGCCATGCGTGTATTGATATAGGAGCGGAGATCAACTCGGACCTATGTGCGCCTATAGGTATCTCAGACAAAGGCTCGGTTGATGTCGACCCTGCAACCATTTCACTTGGCGAAGCAGAGTTCATTTTGTCGGGAGGGAACGGGGTCAAGGATTGGGCGCTATTCAAACAATTGGCATCGGAATTGGGTGCCACGATGGGCGCGAGTCGAGTTGCGGTAGACGATGGGTTTATGCCCCGAAGTACTCAGGTAGGTGCAACGGGTACTTGGGTTACCGCCAGAGTTTATATCGCTGTGGGTATTTCTGGAGCCGTTCAGCACCTACAAGGTATTGAGAAGTGTGAAAAAGTCATCGCAATCAATACAGATTTGGGGTGCGATATGATTAAGCGCTCTGAGTTAAGTGTGATCGCTGATAGCAGCGAGATCATGAAGGCGATGAGCGTACTGCTACGCAAAGATTCAGATGAAATTGTTATCGGAGACACATTGATTTCCCGTTCCGACTCGAACAACCTTGAGCACAAGGAGGTTGAACATGCTTAAAGCGATAGGATTAGTTTCAGTGGGGGAGCACCCTTATACCAAACGCGCCAGACGAGCAGATCAAGACGCAAAAATGGTGGAATTGGCACTGGGTTTGGATGCCGTGAATTTGGAGCTATTGCACGCTGGCGATCCTGATGAACCTTCCTTAAGAGATTACCTAGGAATGGGTATTCCAGATTTAACCGTACTGTCACAGCCAGCAAATGCGGATGTTATTCCGGCGCTGGTGGATTACATATGCTCTACGAACGCTGATGTCATACTGACAGGGACAGAAGCGGAGGTAGGTGAATGCTCGGGGCATCTGCCTTATACCGTAGCCAATTTACTGGGTTTCACATTGGTACCGAAGATTGTAGAGGTACTGAGAATAGACAATAATAGCGCAACGGTGTTGCAGGCACTACCAAGAGGGCAAAGACGAAAGGTAGAAGTGAATTTGCCGTTTGTTGGTCTTGTTGATTCGGCAGCAGCAGAGCCTAGGCAAATTTCTTACTTAAAGTCGGTCTCTGGAAACATCTATTATTTGGGAGCACCATTTATTAAAGACCTAGCGCTTGAAAACTGGGAATTTGAGCCAGCCGCCAAACGCCCTAAACGCTTGAAAAAAGTAAAAGCAACGTCGGCAAAAGACCGGTTTAAAGCCGCAACCGCGAAATCGGAAACGACATCGAGCCAAGTAATGCACGCGCCAGATCCAAATGAGGCTGCAGAGGAGATTCTGAAAGTATTAAAAGCGGAAGGGTTACTAAAAAAGCGAGGATAGCCTCTATTTCTTTTGATCAGTTATTGCTTTTGATCCGTTTAACTCACCTCCCAACAAGTAAAAATCCGATAAGCGTTGTTTATCGGATTTTTTATGATTTCGTGAACCAGATATGAGGGGCGAAAGACCGAAAGCTAAATCACGCTTTTCACCATGACCTCTTCATGAAGGGATACCGATGCATAAGTCGGCTCATTCGATGAAGAAGGAGCCTGGCTCATTGAGAATTTGGCTGAACGCTCAGATTTAGGAGGAGAGCCAAAGTAGTCGCGATAACACTTGCTGAAATGAGACGTCGAAACAAACCCGCACGCGATAGACACTTCAATAATGGACAGATTTGTCTGCTTAAGAAGTTGTTTTGCACGGTTTAGCCGAAGGTGCAGGTAGTAACGAGAAGGGGAGTAGTTTAAGTACTTCTGGAACAGGCGTTCTAGCTGTCTTCTTGAAAGGTCAACGTATCCTGCCATTTCGTCCATACTGATGGTTTCTTCAAGGTTAGCTTCCATCAGCATGATGATTTCGCGAAGCTTGGGCTGAGAAGCGCCAACCAAACTTTTTAGTGGCAGTGTTTGCATTTCCTCGCTGTCGCGAATACGGTCACAAATAAACATTTGCGAAATCGCAGCACTGAGCTTTTCGCCATGTTGGCGATTAATCATTTGGAGCATCATATCCATCGGCGCAGTTCCACCCGTACAGGTCATGCGTTTCTCTGATATGGTGAAAATCTTATTACTCACGTGGATGGCGGAAAATTCTTCCTGCATGCCAGCCATATATTCCCAGTGGATTGCACAAGGGTGCCCATCTAAGAGACCTGCTTTCGCAAGAATATAGCTCCCCGTACACAAGCTGCCCAACGTAATATGTTGCCGATCCAAGTGCAAAAGCCAATTCAGCATTTTAGGTTGGCATTGTTGTTGTACACCCACGCCTCCGCAAACAATGACTGTTTCCGACTCGGAAGCAAGTTCCATCGACCCATCTACATTGATACTAAGTGCGTCACTCGCTTGGACCGACTGTCCATCCAAGCTTACTGTGTTCCATTCATACAACCGTTCTCCCGACAACTGATTAGCCATTCTTAGCACTTCAATTGCCGAAGCAAATGCGATCATAGTGAAGTTTTCAACCAGTACAAAACTGATCTTTGTCCCTGTTTGTATCGATGAGGTCATGACGATCCTCCTTTTGCTTCCGTGTGTGAGTAAACTGACCTTCAAGATTGCTCATGTGATCATTTTGTTATCTTTTGGTTAATAATTAATCAGCGGGCGTTTACTCTGTAAAGCCAGTTATTCTCTGTTTGTGATCCATCATTTATTTTTAATTGATCATTCAATTAAAAATAAAAAAGTAAATTTTATCGAGGGTTGTGTGCGCTTTTCGTATTTTATTGATCGCTAACACATTGTGAAGGTTTGTTCCTTCGACTTGTCTTTTTTGAGCATATTCGTGTCTCAAATAACTAAGTGTGAACTTTGGGTATTGCTCAAGATATCCCACAACAACCACTTTATGACTGCGGGCTTTTGTAAAGTGGGTTGTTGGCAACCCTTTAACATCGGTGTGTTTGTCATCACCCATTCACACCGCTGCTTTTTAGGGAATCAGAGCTTTTCTCAACAGTGTTGATGAAAAGCGTGTGGGATAGGTAGCGCTATAAGAGATAGACCCATGGAAGCAAATATCAAAAAAAGGCCTCAAAAAGGACTTATAGACGAGCAAAAAGTGTTGGACATGTTGCGAGAGCGAAACCCTCGATACTCGTTGGAACAAGAGTTTTACAACAACCAAGAACTGTTTGATATCGATATGAAATCTATATTCGAACGTGAATGGCTTTTTGCAGGGTTAACGTGTGAAATTCCTGATAAAGGAAACTACATCGCGTTTGAGGTTGGGAACAATCCGGTCATGATCACACGGGGTGATAACGGCGAAGTTTATGCCTTGCATAATGTATGTCGTCACCGTGGTTCGAAAATTTGTACTAAGCATCGCGGTAAATCCGCTAAGTTAGTTTGCCCATACCATCAATGGACATACAACATGGATGGTGAGTTGATTTACGCCGGTCAGGAGATGGGTTCGGATTTTGATAAAAAGAAATTCAGTTTGAAGCCTATACACTGTAAAACGGCAGGAGGGTACATCTTTATTTCTCTCGCTGAGAATCCGCCTGAAATTGACGAGTTTCTCAAAGATTTAGAGCACTACCTTGAACCCTATGACTTGGAAAACGCCAAAGTTGCCGTCCAAAGTGTCATGATGGAAGAGGCGAACTGGAAGCTCGTTATCGAGAACAATCGAGAGTGCTACCACTGTGAAGGTTCGCACCCAGAACTGTTAGGCTCCCTTTTAGAGTGGGATGACACTAATGATCCACGGGCGTCTGACGAGTTCAAAGCGCTTGTTGCCGAAAAGCAAAAAATATGGGATGAAAATGGCATTCCTCACGAGCATAAATCTGCTTATGGGAATCAAAATCGAATTGTGCGCATGCCCTTAAAAGATGGCGTAAGCGCAATGACGATGAACGGTGAAGTGGGTTGCAAGAAATTAATGGGGCGTATTAATACTCCTGATTTGGGTTCAATGCGAATTCTGCATTTGCCTAACTCATGGAACCATGCTCAAGGTGACCACTTGATCGCTTTCCAAGTGATTCCTGTTGCGCCCCAGTTAAGTAAAGTGATTACCAAGTGGATTGTCCATAAAGATGCGGTTGAAGGTATCGATTACGATGTAGATAACCTACGTAAGGTTTGGGATGCAACGAACGACCAAGACCGTATTCTTGGGGAAACCAACCAACTGGGTATTAACTCGATGGCTTATGAACCGGGTCCTTACTCCGAGACCTATGAATTTGGTGTGATCAATTTTATCAATTGGTATGCCGACAAAATGCTCGCTAACCTTGATAGCGGCATGGTGGACAATGAATAATGCGACTCTATTTGTTGACCGCCTTTTTAAAAAAAGATGAACATTTTAGGTTGTTCTCTTTTTCTTAGGTGATGAAACCAAAGGAACCTCTCTACTGGGGTTCCTTTTTTCGTTTTAAAGAACAAGGTGATGCTTTCGAGTAGCGCCAAAATTTTCAATCAATGGAACAGAAACGATGAAATTACATGGAAGAAGATTATCGCTCATGTCCTTAGCGGCAGCCGCTATTGGCTTAAGTGCTAATATGGCGTTCGCGGAATCAAAAACAAAAAATATCATACTGGTTATAGGAGACGGAATGGGCCCCCAGCAAGTGGGCTTATTGCAAACGTATTCCGATCTTGCCCCTAAGTCGGTGCTGAAAGGAAAAGGTACGGTGTTTGAGCGCATGATCAAAGGTGGTCAAATGAACATGTCGATGACACACCCTGATAAAGCGATTGTGGTCGATTCCGCTG is a genomic window containing:
- a CDS encoding electron transfer flavoprotein subunit alpha/FixB family protein is translated as MSEIIVRRDPRRERIARNRLHPEHTNLGEPQYGPTGLIRKKVHGIGFIGPSGVKRIDRLNLGSAATSSVVSVRGASQELKRQDYTPESTDAPIMVVLETTSGKISEHGKDILGLAHKQASSCSPTQPVDLVLFGELKEELGSLGVDRVVYANETVFLGYNPEGKAKFVYEQVMKLSPRNILIAESDDGSGELGRRLAASLNVRPSTNVYKWQNDQCHCLSSKGTRQYVQKASRVMLLLPECEEPVTETSHACIDIGAEINSDLCAPIGISDKGSVDVDPATISLGEAEFILSGGNGVKDWALFKQLASELGATMGASRVAVDDGFMPRSTQVGATGTWVTARVYIAVGISGAVQHLQGIEKCEKVIAINTDLGCDMIKRSELSVIADSSEIMKAMSVLLRKDSDEIVIGDTLISRSDSNNLEHKEVEHA
- a CDS encoding electron transfer flavoprotein subunit beta; this translates as MLKAIGLVSVGEHPYTKRARRADQDAKMVELALGLDAVNLELLHAGDPDEPSLRDYLGMGIPDLTVLSQPANADVIPALVDYICSTNADVILTGTEAEVGECSGHLPYTVANLLGFTLVPKIVEVLRIDNNSATVLQALPRGQRRKVEVNLPFVGLVDSAAAEPRQISYLKSVSGNIYYLGAPFIKDLALENWEFEPAAKRPKRLKKVKATSAKDRFKAATAKSETTSSQVMHAPDPNEAAEEILKVLKAEGLLKKRG
- the gbdR gene encoding choline metabolism transcriptional regulator GbdR, with product MTSSIQTGTKISFVLVENFTMIAFASAIEVLRMANQLSGERLYEWNTVSLDGQSVQASDALSINVDGSMELASESETVIVCGGVGVQQQCQPKMLNWLLHLDRQHITLGSLCTGSYILAKAGLLDGHPCAIHWEYMAGMQEEFSAIHVSNKIFTISEKRMTCTGGTAPMDMMLQMINRQHGEKLSAAISQMFICDRIRDSEEMQTLPLKSLVGASQPKLREIIMLMEANLEETISMDEMAGYVDLSRRQLERLFQKYLNYSPSRYYLHLRLNRAKQLLKQTNLSIIEVSIACGFVSTSHFSKCYRDYFGSPPKSERSAKFSMSQAPSSSNEPTYASVSLHEEVMVKSVI
- a CDS encoding aromatic ring-hydroxylating oxygenase subunit alpha, with product MEANIKKRPQKGLIDEQKVLDMLRERNPRYSLEQEFYNNQELFDIDMKSIFEREWLFAGLTCEIPDKGNYIAFEVGNNPVMITRGDNGEVYALHNVCRHRGSKICTKHRGKSAKLVCPYHQWTYNMDGELIYAGQEMGSDFDKKKFSLKPIHCKTAGGYIFISLAENPPEIDEFLKDLEHYLEPYDLENAKVAVQSVMMEEANWKLVIENNRECYHCEGSHPELLGSLLEWDDTNDPRASDEFKALVAEKQKIWDENGIPHEHKSAYGNQNRIVRMPLKDGVSAMTMNGEVGCKKLMGRINTPDLGSMRILHLPNSWNHAQGDHLIAFQVIPVAPQLSKVITKWIVHKDAVEGIDYDVDNLRKVWDATNDQDRILGETNQLGINSMAYEPGPYSETYEFGVINFINWYADKMLANLDSGMVDNE